In a genomic window of Hippoglossus stenolepis isolate QCI-W04-F060 chromosome 17, HSTE1.2, whole genome shotgun sequence:
- the LOC118124520 gene encoding hepatoma-derived growth factor isoform X1, whose amino-acid sequence MPRSNRQKEYKPGDLVFAKMKGYPHWPARIDELPEGAVKSPSNKYQVFFFGTHETAFLGAKDLFPYTECKEKFGKQNKRKGFAEGLWEIENNPTVTHEDYESSKKDNASEEAADTASSEKADAEGSSDEDEGALVIDEKNERGGTKRKADESTEASPKRPKDTGVEGDSNKSNTEAKLNDVAGAKATAPASQSESKPEAQENAADKPVTDSA is encoded by the exons ATGCCGAGGTCCAACAGGCAGAAGGAATACAAACCTGGAGATCTCGTGTTCGCTAAAATGAAGGGGTACCCACACTGGCCCGCGAGG ATTGATGAGTTAcctgaaggagcagtgaagtcGCCCTCAAACAAGTACCAGGTGTTTTTCTTTGGAACACACGAGAC GGCGTTCCTGGGGGCCAAGGATTTGTTCCCCTACACCGAATGTAAGGAGAAGTttgggaaacaaaacaagaggaaaGGCTTTGCTGAGGGACTCTGGGAGATTGAGAACAACCCCACCGTCACGCATGAAGACTACGAG TCATCAAAGAAGGACAACGCATCAGAAGAAGCAGCGGATACAGCTAGTTCAGAGAAAGCCGATGCAGAGGGCAGcagtgatgaggatgaaggtgCCCTGGTCATCGACGAGAAGAACGAGAGGGGAGGCACCAAGCGAAAAGCAGACGAGTCCACAGAG GCATCTCCGAAGCGGCCGAAGGATACAGGAGTGGAAGGCGACAGCAACAAGTCTAACACGGAGGCCAAGCTCAACGATGTGGCCGGAGCAAAGGCAACTGCTCCTGCTTCACAGAGCGAGTCAAAACCCGAGGCCCAAGAAAACGCTGCAGATAAG cccgTGACAGACAGTGCTTAA
- the prcc gene encoding proline-rich protein PRCC: MSLVAYGSSDDSDSEETSTSAATQSRGSSGGRSSLLSASKRSAGRNDGPIRETKTKPSAQDSASNDGLHLQLSSLPKPRKRTEAVKITVPQIQRKDSDSDDDEPVKKKLQPQSAGSGLSCLLPQPKNLTVREMSRPLIPHTLTKRQEPKGPKPGTPAQGLLGSSASPSAIKAAAKSAALQVARQIATDDPDEEDITPQNYFSLNESSQPLPAVIPSLDPEPVAPAEPLPISPADEPGQSDAPLDFGGSQEGAGAWGGPYQQPLTGPGAFPQEFYDYQDPNPALSEEGEEPGQSAMFDDEAFMRLQGKRNRGKEEVKFLEIKGDDQLSGNQQWMTKSMTEEKQNRQSFSKKKGEGPTGQQRRKHQITYLIHQAKERELELKNSWADNKLTRRQTQAKYGF, encoded by the exons ATGTCTTTAGTCGCGTATGGCAGCAGTGATGACAGTGACTCAGAGGAGACCTCCACCTCTGCAGCCACGCAGAGCAGAGGCAGCTCAGGAGGGCGCTCATCTCTCCTGTCCGCTTCCAAAAGGTCTGCAGGTAGAAACGATGGACCGATCCGGGAGACCAAGACCAAGCCTTCAGCTCAGGACAGCGCGTCAAACGACGGCCTACACCTTCAGCTATCCAGTCTCCCCAAACCCAGGAAGCGAACAGAGGCTGTCAAGATCACTGTGCCACAGATCCAGAGGAAAGAT TCTGATTCTGATGATGACGAACCAGTAAAGAAGAAACTACAACCTCAG AGTGCTGGCTCAGGCCTGTCCTGCCTTCTACCACAGCCCAAAAACCTGACAGTGAGGGAGATGTCCAGACCCTTGATTCCCCACACACTCACTAAAAGACAAGAACCCAAAGGACCTAAGCCTGGAACGCCTGCTCAGGGTCTGCTCGGTTCTAGTGCGTCTCCTTCTGCCatcaaagcagcagcaaagtCGGCTGCCCTGCAGGTGGCTAGACAAATAGCCACCGACGACCCAGATGAGGAGGACATAACCCCACAGAACTACTTCTCCCTAAACGAAAGCTCCCAGCCTCTTCCCGCAGTCATCCCAAGCTTAGACCCTGAGCCAGTAGCCCCTGCAGAGCCTCTTCCTATCTCACCTGCTGATGAGCCTGGTCAGTCTGATGCCCCTCTTGACTTTGGGGGCAGCCAAGAGGGAGCCGGTGCATGGGGGGGTCCATATCAGCAGCCTCTGACAGGTCCGGGGGCTTTCCCTCAG GAATTCTATGATTACCAAGATCCGAACCCTGCATTGTCAGAGGAGGGTGAAGAGCCTGGACAATCTGCCATGTTTGATGATGAAGCG TTCATGCGGCTGcaggggaaaagaaacagaggcaaagaggaggtgaagtttCTGGAGATCAAGGGAGACGACCAGTTGAGCGGCAACCAGCAGTGGATGACGAAGAGCATGACAGAAGAGAAGCAGAACCGTCAGTCCTTCAGCAAG AAAAAGGGAGAAGGACCTACAGGACAACAGCGGCGCAAACACCAGATAACATATCTCATTCACCAG GCGAAGGAGCgtgagctggagctgaagaaCAGCTGGGCCGATAACAAGTTAACCCGCCGGCAGACCCAGGCCAAATATGGTTTCTAA
- the LOC118124520 gene encoding hepatoma-derived growth factor isoform X2, protein MPRSNRQKEYKPGDLVFAKMKGYPHWPARIDELPEGAVKSPSNKYQVFFFGTHETAFLGAKDLFPYTECKEKFGKQNKRKGFAEGLWEIENNPTVTHEDYESSKKDNASEEAADTASSEKADAEGSSDEDEGALVIDEKNERGGTKRKADESTEASPKRPKDTGVEGDSNKSNTEAKLNDVAGAKATAPASQSESKPEAQENAADKL, encoded by the exons ATGCCGAGGTCCAACAGGCAGAAGGAATACAAACCTGGAGATCTCGTGTTCGCTAAAATGAAGGGGTACCCACACTGGCCCGCGAGG ATTGATGAGTTAcctgaaggagcagtgaagtcGCCCTCAAACAAGTACCAGGTGTTTTTCTTTGGAACACACGAGAC GGCGTTCCTGGGGGCCAAGGATTTGTTCCCCTACACCGAATGTAAGGAGAAGTttgggaaacaaaacaagaggaaaGGCTTTGCTGAGGGACTCTGGGAGATTGAGAACAACCCCACCGTCACGCATGAAGACTACGAG TCATCAAAGAAGGACAACGCATCAGAAGAAGCAGCGGATACAGCTAGTTCAGAGAAAGCCGATGCAGAGGGCAGcagtgatgaggatgaaggtgCCCTGGTCATCGACGAGAAGAACGAGAGGGGAGGCACCAAGCGAAAAGCAGACGAGTCCACAGAG GCATCTCCGAAGCGGCCGAAGGATACAGGAGTGGAAGGCGACAGCAACAAGTCTAACACGGAGGCCAAGCTCAACGATGTGGCCGGAGCAAAGGCAACTGCTCCTGCTTCACAGAGCGAGTCAAAACCCGAGGCCCAAGAAAACGCTGCAGATAAG ctCTGA
- the mrpl24 gene encoding probable 39S ribosomal protein L24, mitochondrial produces MRLTALLSMAVRVIVPRDYRYGTNRPWTAAAKRLNPLGKKRRKVFVEPIAPEDWSVLRGDMVEILAGKDLGKQGKVIQVFRHRNWVILEGLNTHHRFIGRTGDYRGNYIASEAPLLLRDVALIDPSDRKPTEVEWKFTEEGDRVRVSLRTGRIIPKPVVQRRDGIVPEQWKDGPKDTSPEDTLEKTFVPSLKTLEEEVMERLGIQENRRNRRSYWY; encoded by the exons ATGAGGCTGACCGCGCTCCTGTCGATGGCGGTCCGGGTTATTGTGCCCAGGGATTACCGATACGGCACCAACAGGCCGTGGACTGCGGCCGCTAAAAGGCTGAATCCCctggggaagaagaggaggaaggtgttCGTGGAGCCGATCGCACCGGAGGACTGGTCTGTTCTCCGAGGGGACATG GTGGAGATTCTCGCAGGGAAGGACCTAGGGAAGCAGGGGAAAGTGATCCAAGTCTTCAGGCACAGAAACTGGGTTATTCTGGAAGGACTGAACACA CATCACAGGTTCATCGGACGCACGGGGGATTATCGTGGAAACTACATTGCCAGCGAGGCTCCCCTCCTGCTGCGTGATGTCGCCCTCATTGACCCCTCCGACAG GAAGCCCACTGAAGTGGAGTGGAAATTCACTGAGGAGGGTGACAGAGTCCGAGTGTCTCTGAGGACGGGTCGTATCATCCCTAAGCCTGTTGTGCAGCGACGAGACGGCATCGTGCCAGAGCAgtggaaag ATGGTCCCAAAGACACAAGTCCTGAGGACACTCTAGAAAAGACTTTTGTACCGTCCCTCAAAacgctggaggaggaggtcatgGAGAGACTGGGTATTCAGGAGAACAGGCGAAACAGAAGATCCTACTGGTACTGA